The window TGGTGGTCACGGGTGGGGCTCCATTGCTCGTGTCGTGTCGTCCCGTTCGTGGCGGGACGGCACCGACTCTACTCCGGGCCCCGTTCCGCGGGCGCTCAGCTCAGCCGGCGCAGCAGGCCTCGCACGAAGCCGTCCCTGCGCTCGGTGTAGGGCGGGTAGACGAGCTTCAGCGTGTCAGGCACGAGGCTCTTCCTGAGCACGGCCTTCTCGTGGCTGAACGTCTCGATGCTGCGCCGCCCGTGGTAGGCGCCCATGCCGCTCTCGCCCACGCCGCCGAAGGGCAGCCCGGGCACCGTGAGGTGCGCCACGGGCACGCCGAAGCCGACGGCACCCGAGGAGGTCTCAGTCAGGATGCGCCGCTGCGCGACCGGGTCGTTCGTGAAGGCGTAGAGCGCCAGGGGCTTCTCGCCGGAGCGGATGAACGAGATCGCGTCGTCGAGGCCGGTCACCGTGACGATCGGCAGCAGCGGCCCGAAGATCTCCTGCTGCATCACGGGCGCGTCGCGGGCGACGTCGCCGAGCAGTGTCGGGGCGATGTACCGGGTGCGGTCGTCGGTGCGCCCGCCACTCAGCACCGTGGCGCCGTCGAGCAGGCCCGTCAGCCGCGAGTACTGCTTGTCGTTCACGATGCGGCCGTAGCTCGAGCTCGAGCGCGGATCGCCCTCGTACAGCTCGGCGATCACCTCGACCAGGTGCGGCACGAGCGCGTCGGCCACCTCCCGCGTCGCCATCAGGTAGTCGGGCGCCACACAGGTCTGGCCGGCGTTCAGGAACTTGCCCCAGGCGATCCGCCGGGCGGCGCCCGCCAGATCGACCGTGTCGTCGACGTACACCGGCGACTTGCCGCCGAGCTCGAGCGTGACCGGGGTGAGGTGCTTCGCGGCGGCCGTCATCACGATGCGGCCCACCGCGGCGTTGCCGGTGTAGAAGATGTGGTCGAAGCGCTCGGCGAGCAGCTGCGTGGTGACCTCGACCCCGCCTTCGACGACCGCGACGGCCCGCTCGTCGAGGTAGCGCGGCACCAGTTCGGCCAGCAGGGCGGACGTGGCCGGGGCGAGCTCGCTCGGCTTCAGCAGCACGGCGTTCCCGGCGGCGAGGGCTCCGACGGCGGGCTCGAGCAGCAGCTGCAGCGGGTAGTTCCAGGGCGAGATGACGAGCACGACGCCGAGAGGCTCGAGCATCGTCGAGGCGCTCGCGGGCGCCAGGGCGAGCGGCACGGGCACGCGGCGCGGGCGCAGCCAGCCGCGGAGGTGCTTCAGTGTGTGCTGGATCTCGGCGACCACGACGTTCAGCTCGGTCAGCGCCGCCTCGGTGGGATTCTTGCCGAGGTCGGTGAAGAGGGCGTCCTCGAACGCCGCGGAGTTCTCGTCGAGCATCCGCTTCATGGCCGTCAGCTGGGCGGTGCGCCAGCGCAACGACCGGGTGACCCCCTCGTCGAAGCCCGAGCGGAGCACGGGGACCACGGGGGTGAGGGGCGCGATGATCGGATCGGAGGTCATGGCGACATCGTAGGTTCAGCGGTGCAGAAAAGGCACTATCAGATAGATGCCGAAGAGCACCGCGCAGACGCTCAGGCCGAAGCAGAGGTAGGACAGCGCTCGCGCCCAGCCCGGACGCACCGGCTCGCCGGTGGCGGCGTCGGGGTGGGTGAGGCTCTGGAACCTCAGCCCGAACGAGTACAGGCTCACCACCACGGCGGTCGACACCAGCGAGGCCACCGCCACGATCAGGAACGCTCCCCAGTCGATCACTTCACGGCCTTTCGCTTGCGGCGGGTGGCTTTCGGCGTGCGCACCGCGATGGTGGCGGCGTCGACCTCGCTCAACGCGTTCTTCGAGTCGACGTTGTTGCGCCGGGAGATGACGAAGATCGTGACGATGACGGCGACGCCCGCGACCAGGTCGATCACGAGGCCCACCGGCCCGATGCCGACGACCAGCGCGGCGAGGGCGCCGACGATGGCCGAGGCGGGCAGGGTCATCAGCCAGCCGAGGCCGATCCGGCCCGCCGTGCGCCAGCGCACCGACGCGCCCTTCCGCCCGAGGCCCGAGCCGATCACCGAGCCGGAGGCGACCTGGGTGGTGCTGAGCGCGAAGCCGAGGTGGCTCGACGCGAGGATGGTCGCGGCCGTGCTGGTCTCGGCGGCGAAGCCCTGGGCGGGCTTCACCTCGGTGAGGCCGGCGCCGAGGGTGCGGATGATGCGCCAGCCGCCCATGTAGGTGCCGAGCGCGATCGCGAGCGCGCAGGTGATGATCACCCAGAACTCGGGCCCCGAGCCCGTGGGCTGCAGCCCCGACGCGATCAGCGTGAGCGTGATGACGCCCATCGTCTTCTGCGCGTCGTTGGTGCCGTGCGCGAGTGCCACGAGCGAGGAGGAGAAGATCTGGCCGTAGCGGAACCGGCCGCGGACGCCGGACTGGGTGCTGTCGCTCGGCATCCGGGTGATCGCGTACGCCAGCCGGGTGGCGACGAAGGCGACCAGCCCGGCGACCAGGGGGGCGACGAGCGCGGGCAGGATGACCTTGGACACGAGCACGCTGTAGTCGACGACCCCGAACCCGGCCCCGACCACGGCCGCGCCGATCAGGCCGCCGAACAGGGCGTGGGACGAGCTGGAGGGGAGCCCGAACAGCCACGTCAGCAGGTTCCAGACGATCGCGCCGATCAGGCCGGCGAAGATCATCTCCGGCAGGATCTGGACGCCCCCGTCGCCCTCCTTGATCAGGCCGCCCGAGATGGTCTTGGCGACCTCGGTGCTGAGGAAGGCGCCCACGAGATTAAGCACGGCGGCCAGTGCCACGGCCACCTTGGGCTTCAGGGCGCCGGTCGCGATCGGCGTCGCCATGGCGTTCGCCGTGTCGTGGAAGCCGTTCGTGAAATCGAAGAACAGGGCCAGCGCGATGACGAGCACGACGACGACGGTGAGATCCACCCTGCAACCCTATTCGTTCACCCGCCGTTCATGTTCACGGGCGATCTACGCTGGAGTCATGGCATCGCTCCCTCCCCGCGCCCGCAAGGTCCCGTTCGATCGTGTGCACCACGGCGACACCGTCTCCGACCCCTAC of the Herbiconiux flava genome contains:
- a CDS encoding aldehyde dehydrogenase family protein; this encodes MTSDPIIAPLTPVVPVLRSGFDEGVTRSLRWRTAQLTAMKRMLDENSAAFEDALFTDLGKNPTEAALTELNVVVAEIQHTLKHLRGWLRPRRVPVPLALAPASASTMLEPLGVVLVISPWNYPLQLLLEPAVGALAAGNAVLLKPSELAPATSALLAELVPRYLDERAVAVVEGGVEVTTQLLAERFDHIFYTGNAAVGRIVMTAAAKHLTPVTLELGGKSPVYVDDTVDLAGAARRIAWGKFLNAGQTCVAPDYLMATREVADALVPHLVEVIAELYEGDPRSSSSYGRIVNDKQYSRLTGLLDGATVLSGGRTDDRTRYIAPTLLGDVARDAPVMQQEIFGPLLPIVTVTGLDDAISFIRSGEKPLALYAFTNDPVAQRRILTETSSGAVGFGVPVAHLTVPGLPFGGVGESGMGAYHGRRSIETFSHEKAVLRKSLVPDTLKLVYPPYTERRDGFVRGLLRRLS
- a CDS encoding inorganic phosphate transporter, producing MDLTVVVVLVIALALFFDFTNGFHDTANAMATPIATGALKPKVAVALAAVLNLVGAFLSTEVAKTISGGLIKEGDGGVQILPEMIFAGLIGAIVWNLLTWLFGLPSSSSHALFGGLIGAAVVGAGFGVVDYSVLVSKVILPALVAPLVAGLVAFVATRLAYAITRMPSDSTQSGVRGRFRYGQIFSSSLVALAHGTNDAQKTMGVITLTLIASGLQPTGSGPEFWVIITCALAIALGTYMGGWRIIRTLGAGLTEVKPAQGFAAETSTAATILASSHLGFALSTTQVASGSVIGSGLGRKGASVRWRTAGRIGLGWLMTLPASAIVGALAALVVGIGPVGLVIDLVAGVAVIVTIFVISRRNNVDSKNALSEVDAATIAVRTPKATRRKRKAVK